In Deinococcus sp. KNUC1210, a single genomic region encodes these proteins:
- a CDS encoding FRG domain-containing protein has product MTIRVEVARDWAHLLELLYTGSWNSELRRHRSPFVFHGSHDARFALQTSLQRLGGNIRSSERHLLRNFRKYAQRDVSGADSLWHWMALGQHHSLPTRLLDFTYSPLVALHFATRELHHFTHDAAVWMVDHVASNAHLPVPFHRLLSDEGSQVFTIELLQRAVPHLSGPGSFDAAALSDLEHLADQDFLMFLEPPSLDERIVQQFALFGFLSSPEASIETWLNERPGTCLKVVIPAALKWQIRDYLDQSNINERTLFPGLGGLARWLQVYYTTPPAEQRNECLGGPPTPAECEGSCQRLPELNDADL; this is encoded by the coding sequence ATGACGATTCGGGTGGAAGTGGCCCGCGACTGGGCGCACCTGCTGGAACTGCTGTACACCGGAAGCTGGAATTCTGAGCTGCGGCGGCACCGTTCGCCGTTTGTCTTTCACGGGTCACACGATGCGCGCTTTGCCCTTCAGACCTCGCTTCAGCGTCTGGGCGGCAATATCCGCAGCAGCGAGCGACATCTGCTGCGGAATTTTCGCAAGTATGCCCAGCGGGACGTGAGCGGAGCCGACTCGCTGTGGCACTGGATGGCACTGGGACAGCATCATAGCCTTCCCACACGGCTGCTCGACTTTACCTATTCACCCCTGGTCGCGCTGCATTTTGCCACGCGCGAACTGCATCACTTCACGCACGATGCCGCCGTCTGGATGGTCGATCATGTCGCCAGCAACGCGCATCTGCCTGTTCCGTTCCACAGGCTGCTTTCCGATGAGGGATCGCAGGTCTTCACCATCGAACTGCTTCAGCGGGCCGTGCCGCATCTGTCTGGGCCGGGCTCCTTCGACGCGGCGGCGCTGAGCGATCTGGAACACCTGGCCGATCAGGATTTTCTGATGTTCCTCGAACCGCCCTCTCTGGACGAGCGCATCGTGCAGCAGTTCGCGCTGTTCGGATTTCTCTCGTCGCCCGAGGCATCGATTGAAACGTGGCTGAACGAGCGCCCCGGCACCTGTCTCAAGGTCGTCATTCCCGCCGCGCTGAAATGGCAGATTCGCGATTATCTGGACCAGTCGAACATCAACGAACGCACGCTGTTTCCCGGTCTGGGTGGCCTGGCCCGCTGGCTTCAGGTGTATTACACCACTCCCCCAGCCGAGCAGCGCAACGAGTGCCTGGGCGGCCCGCCGACGCCAGCGGAGTGCGAAGGGAGCTGCCAGCGTCTGCCGGAGCTGAACGACGCCGATCTGTAG
- a CDS encoding ABC transporter substrate-binding protein, with translation MKKLVTLSLLALSSLAAAQTTTVEFWHSFGDAKRGDWIQARADEFNKAHPGVKVVPSYKGSYNDSLQATILAARQNKAPALVQIFEVGSQLALDSGVFQPVSSVKNVDFGDYIKPVVNYYTIQGKVNSLPFNSSSPVLYFNKDLMSRAGLNPKVPPTTFGGILKACAKIDAAKLGIKCMALTPYGWLFEQWMSEQNAALLSGGNGRQSRATGNNIDTPAGRAIFQFYKDLQDRGYLTNTGKLADTNGTDAIFGNQKAVFTIDSTAGIGNLLDAAKQSGFQMGVGVLPIPDGSKRNGVVIGGASLWVAKNVSKPEAEAALDFALYMTNTANMASWHKLTGYYPVRNSSVDLLRKQGWFSSSPLQIVAFNQLLNTSPNVANAGALNGAAIQTRTIIEQGLQKVTSGVSVKDAASATSDQVNSTLSDYNKNFK, from the coding sequence ATGAAAAAGCTCGTCACACTGTCTCTGTTGGCTCTGAGTTCGCTGGCCGCTGCCCAGACGACCACCGTTGAATTCTGGCATTCGTTTGGTGACGCCAAGCGCGGCGACTGGATTCAGGCCCGCGCCGACGAGTTCAACAAGGCTCATCCGGGTGTCAAGGTGGTGCCGAGTTACAAGGGCAGCTACAACGATAGCCTCCAGGCCACCATCCTGGCCGCCCGGCAGAACAAGGCCCCGGCTCTGGTGCAGATTTTCGAGGTCGGCAGTCAGCTCGCGCTCGACAGCGGTGTTTTTCAGCCGGTCAGCAGCGTCAAGAATGTCGATTTCGGGGACTACATCAAACCGGTGGTGAACTATTACACCATTCAGGGCAAGGTCAACAGTCTGCCGTTCAACAGCAGCAGCCCGGTGCTGTACTTCAACAAAGATCTGATGAGCAGGGCTGGCCTGAACCCCAAAGTGCCGCCCACCACCTTCGGCGGCATCCTGAAAGCCTGTGCCAAGATCGACGCCGCCAAACTGGGCATCAAGTGCATGGCCCTGACGCCCTACGGCTGGCTGTTCGAGCAGTGGATGAGCGAGCAGAACGCGGCGCTGCTGAGCGGCGGCAACGGACGCCAGAGCCGCGCCACCGGAAACAACATCGACACGCCCGCAGGCCGCGCCATCTTCCAGTTTTACAAAGACCTGCAGGACAGGGGCTACCTGACCAACACCGGCAAACTGGCCGATACCAACGGCACCGACGCTATTTTCGGCAATCAGAAGGCGGTCTTTACCATCGACAGCACCGCCGGAATCGGCAATCTGCTCGACGCGGCCAAGCAGAGCGGCTTTCAGATGGGCGTGGGCGTACTGCCCATTCCCGACGGCTCGAAGCGCAACGGCGTGGTTATCGGCGGCGCGAGCCTGTGGGTCGCCAAGAACGTAAGCAAACCCGAAGCCGAAGCCGCGCTCGATTTCGCGCTGTACATGACCAACACCGCCAACATGGCGAGCTGGCACAAACTGACCGGGTATTATCCGGTTCGGAACAGCAGTGTCGATCTGCTCCGCAAGCAAGGCTGGTTCTCCAGCTCTCCCCTGCAGATCGTGGCCTTCAATCAGCTGCTGAACACCAGCCCCAACGTCGCCAACGCCGGAGCGCTCAACGGAGCTGCCATTCAGACGCGCACCATCATCGAACAGGGACTTCAGAAGGTGACCAGCGGTGTGAGCGTGAAGGACGCCGCCAGCGCCACCAGCGATCAGGTCAACAGCACCCTGAGCGATTACAACAAGAATTTCAAGTAA